In Nycticebus coucang isolate mNycCou1 chromosome 9, mNycCou1.pri, whole genome shotgun sequence, the following are encoded in one genomic region:
- the LOC128594557 gene encoding zinc finger protein with KRAB and SCAN domains 4-like encodes MARELRKKAAPDAQSAEEQTGLLMVKVEKEEASAASSPGSPALSSECSRQRFRGFRYLEAPRPHEALSRLRELCQQWLRPDMHSKEQILELLVLEQFLTILPGALQSWVREQHPESGEEVVVLLEYLEKQLDEPMPQVPGGDQRQELLCCKVALLTTAQGPQSSQFQPMKALLKHESLGSQPLQDRVLQVSGLAQGGCYREEAVVASRLTPEPQGMLKMEDVALTLSPGWTQRDSSQVNHGSLVPLGGEIQTKIRDLPPAEELPEKQPGQILCHLSEDTVAIPTYAEPGEQEGRLQRKQKTATVRRRHYCHECEKSFAQSSGLSKHRRIHTGEKPYECKDCGRTFMGRSALVIHQRVHTGEKPYECEECGKVFSHSSNLIKHQTTHTGEKPYECDDCGKTFSQRCSLLEHYKIHTGEKPYQCNMCGKTFRRNSHLLRHQRIHGNKNVQNPEH; translated from the exons ATGGCTAGAGAACTGAGAAAAAAGGCAGCCCCGGACGCCCAGTCTGCGGAGGAGCAGACGGGGCTCCTGATGGTAAAGGTGGAGAAGGAAGAAGCCTCCGCCGCAAGCTCACCCGGTAGCCCCGCTCTGAGCTCGGAGTGTTCCCGCCAGCGCTTCCGAGGCTTCCGGTACTTGGAGGCCCCGCGGCCCCACGAGGCACTGAGCCGGCTCAGAGAGCTCTGTCAACAGTGGCTGCGGCCTGACATGCACAGCAAGGAGCAGATCCTGGAGCTGCTCGTGCTGGAGCAGTTCCTGACCATCCTGCCGGGAGCCCTGCAGAGCTGGGTGCGGGAGCAGCATCCGGAGAGCGGGGAGGAGGTGGTGGTGCTGTTGGAGTATTTGGAGAAGCAGCTGGATGAACCGATGCCGCAG GTCCCAGGTGGTGACCAGAGGCAAGAACTACTGTGTTGTAAGGTAGCACTGTTGACAACAGCTCAGGGGCCTCAAAGTAGCCAATTCCAGCCAATGAAAGCTCTGCTCAAGCATGAATCTCTGGGATCTCAGCCCTTACAAGACAGAG TTCTCCAGGTTTCTGGGCTTGCGCAGGGTGGGTGCTACAGAGAAGAAGCAGTGGTGGCTTCCAGGCTCACCCCAGAACCCCAG ggGATGTTGAAAATGGAAGATGTGGCCCTGACCCTCTCTCCTGGTTGGACACAGCGGGATTCATCTCAAGTGAACCATGGCAGTCTGGTCCCTCTGG GTGGTGAGATACAGACTAAGATCAGGGACTTACCTCCAGCTGAGGAGCTTCCAGAAAAACAGCCTGGGCAGATACTGTGCCACTTGAGTGAAGACACTGTCGCGATACCTACATATGCTGAACCTGGTGAACAGGAGGGCAGGCtgcaaagaaagcagaaaactgCCACAGTGCGGAGGCGACATTATTGCCATGAATGTGAAAAGAGTTTTGCTCAGAGTTCGGGCCTGAGTAAGCACAGGAGaatccacactggagagaaaccctacgaATGTAAGGACTGCGGGAGGACCTTCATGGGGAGGTCTGCCCTTGTCATTCATCAGAGAGTCCACACTGGTGAGAAGCCATATgagtgtgaagaatgtggcaaggtCTTCAGTCACAGCTCCAACCTTATCAAACACCAGACAACCCACACGGGGGAGAAGCCTTACGAGTGTGATGACTGTGGGAAGACTTTCAGCCAGCGCTGCAGCCTCCTTGAACATTACAAAATTCACACCGGGGAGAAGCCATACCAGTGTAACATGTGTGGCAAAACCTTTAGGCGGAATTCACATCTCCTGAGACATCAGAGGATCCATGGCAATAAAAATGTTCAGAATCCTGAGCATTGA